The Mesotoga sp. BH458_6_3_2_1 genome window below encodes:
- a CDS encoding glycoside hydrolase family 38 C-terminal domain-containing protein: MYHSRYESYVRLKKELSELFPYTVRKRESISDWQFSGSPSETPPEEGWKEMSAGYCWNEESFPVWFRSSLERGKLEEGERLFLRIVPGGESLVMVDGRSYGEINVYHQLLDVTRFADGKGHILDVQTVPKGLFGTHLSGPVFEAAELLTIDESVSGAYLDFMVAIDVFEATKDDLLAEKLLKVISDCLSEIELPRSTEQYFKTAPDNPTLFGQQQYGSVNHLWHSPDFEKSSGNELPEEYKATIMNARKTLNDSIVKLREEHGSAGSVQVAGQAHIDYAWLWPIDETKRKIRRTFANALRLMEKYPEFVYIQSSAQMYKDLKENDPELYERVRESIARGSWEAIGGMWVESDCNISSAESLARQFLYGQKFFEEEFGIRSSVAWLPDVFGFSWILPQIMKEAGIKYFSTTKLKWNEKNRFPLDLFRWRGLDGSEIVCHFFDNPQGGYNGMINPEAVLGTWNNFQNKQIYNKTVTTFGYGDGGGGPTDEMLEYYERLKNYPGMPCLEMAPLQKYYENLPKDSELPVWDDELYFELHRGTFTTQARTKKLHKEAEDALYRLEVLGALLVEREGYPIERVRKLWEILLHNEFHDILPGSSINEAHHQAENELGEVIAEADEISGGFLSSRSDGNALFRTIINSGSFPREVIFSDEGERCLRRSDGKKLASQKTYDGKSVYSLDEKISPFSAQVFEYIDEKVERYAPDGDTLMENAYLIVEVHADGSISAYDKILDRKLLSGPGNSLYVYKDIPVAWDGWDIDHDYARSRKRLDAYEVRTIESGPVRKVVQATYHYEGSSIIQRYVLNASSKRLDIETEIDWHTRRTLLKALFPVNLLSREIRCDLSAGHSFRSTRVRNSFEEARFEFPAHRWVEVSEPGFAVSILNDGKYGHACSDSEFSLTLLRSPIYPDFFADEGRHSFTYSLFSHDSTDSLEAVVEAEGLNKPLVLASGRVDFGEDCLQISARNLKVLALKHSEGTGYVLRVAEVEGRCGVASVRTSMPFERCWISNILEDKASELPVVDGRVQIEYRQFGLHTLIFE, translated from the coding sequence GTGTATCATTCTAGATACGAGTCATACGTTAGGCTCAAAAAGGAACTGTCTGAGCTCTTTCCCTATACTGTGAGAAAGAGAGAGAGTATCAGTGACTGGCAGTTCAGCGGATCGCCTTCGGAAACTCCGCCTGAAGAAGGATGGAAAGAGATGTCTGCCGGTTACTGCTGGAATGAAGAGAGCTTTCCCGTCTGGTTCAGATCGAGTCTTGAGAGAGGGAAGCTTGAAGAGGGCGAAAGGCTCTTTCTAAGAATTGTTCCGGGAGGCGAGAGTCTTGTAATGGTTGACGGTCGTTCTTATGGCGAGATAAACGTCTATCATCAACTCCTGGATGTAACAAGATTTGCAGACGGAAAAGGGCATATTCTTGATGTTCAGACCGTTCCGAAGGGGCTCTTCGGTACACATCTGTCCGGACCAGTCTTTGAAGCTGCGGAGCTTCTAACCATAGATGAATCGGTTTCGGGGGCATATCTCGATTTCATGGTGGCTATCGACGTTTTTGAAGCGACGAAGGATGACCTGCTAGCCGAGAAACTGTTGAAGGTCATCAGCGATTGCCTATCGGAAATTGAGCTGCCGAGATCGACGGAACAGTACTTCAAGACCGCTCCGGACAATCCCACCCTTTTTGGTCAGCAGCAATACGGAAGCGTTAATCATCTCTGGCACTCCCCAGATTTCGAGAAGTCGAGCGGTAATGAATTGCCCGAGGAGTACAAGGCTACGATAATGAACGCGCGAAAAACTCTGAATGACTCAATAGTGAAGCTGAGAGAGGAACACGGATCGGCGGGCTCTGTTCAGGTTGCCGGGCAGGCACATATAGACTATGCGTGGCTGTGGCCGATAGACGAAACGAAGAGAAAGATCAGAAGAACCTTTGCCAATGCGCTTAGGCTTATGGAGAAATATCCCGAGTTTGTGTATATCCAGTCTTCGGCACAGATGTATAAGGATCTTAAGGAGAACGATCCAGAACTCTACGAGAGAGTCAGGGAGAGTATAGCAAGGGGAAGCTGGGAAGCGATAGGCGGAATGTGGGTCGAAAGCGACTGCAACATTTCCAGCGCGGAGTCTCTCGCTAGGCAGTTCCTCTACGGTCAGAAGTTCTTTGAAGAGGAGTTTGGTATCAGGTCGTCGGTAGCGTGGCTGCCTGATGTTTTCGGTTTCTCCTGGATACTTCCCCAGATTATGAAAGAGGCGGGAATAAAGTACTTCTCCACGACTAAGCTGAAATGGAATGAGAAGAACCGCTTTCCCCTCGACCTCTTCCGCTGGAGAGGTTTGGACGGAAGTGAGATCGTTTGTCATTTCTTCGATAACCCTCAAGGGGGCTACAACGGAATGATCAACCCCGAAGCCGTTCTAGGAACATGGAATAACTTTCAGAACAAGCAGATTTACAACAAAACAGTCACAACTTTTGGCTACGGAGATGGCGGCGGAGGCCCGACCGATGAGATGCTGGAGTACTATGAACGGTTGAAGAACTATCCCGGAATGCCATGCCTTGAAATGGCCCCACTGCAGAAGTACTACGAGAATCTGCCGAAGGATAGTGAGCTGCCCGTTTGGGATGACGAACTTTACTTCGAACTGCACAGAGGTACTTTCACGACTCAGGCAAGAACTAAGAAGCTCCACAAAGAGGCCGAAGACGCGCTGTACAGACTTGAAGTATTGGGAGCGCTACTTGTCGAGAGAGAAGGGTATCCGATCGAGAGAGTTCGGAAGCTGTGGGAGATTCTTCTTCACAATGAATTTCACGATATCCTTCCCGGCTCGTCGATCAACGAAGCGCATCATCAGGCTGAAAACGAACTCGGCGAGGTGATCGCCGAGGCTGACGAGATCTCCGGAGGCTTCCTGAGTTCCAGGAGCGATGGAAATGCCCTGTTCAGAACCATTATCAATTCAGGTTCATTTCCGCGAGAAGTAATCTTTTCCGATGAAGGCGAGAGATGTTTGCGGAGGTCTGACGGCAAGAAGCTCGCCTCCCAAAAAACGTATGATGGAAAATCCGTATACAGTCTCGACGAGAAGATCTCTCCTTTCTCCGCTCAAGTCTTTGAATACATTGACGAGAAAGTCGAGCGGTACGCGCCCGATGGCGACACCTTGATGGAGAACGCTTATTTGATCGTTGAAGTGCATGCTGACGGAAGTATATCTGCCTACGACAAGATACTTGACAGAAAGCTTCTTTCTGGACCGGGAAATTCTCTCTATGTCTATAAAGACATTCCCGTTGCATGGGACGGCTGGGATATCGATCATGACTATGCCAGATCGAGAAAAAGGCTCGATGCTTATGAAGTGAGAACGATAGAAAGCGGCCCTGTAAGGAAAGTAGTTCAGGCAACTTATCATTACGAGGGAAGCTCGATAATACAGAGATACGTCCTGAATGCCTCTTCAAAGAGGTTGGATATTGAAACTGAAATCGACTGGCACACCAGAAGGACCTTGCTAAAGGCTCTTTTTCCTGTCAATCTTCTCTCCAGGGAAATCAGGTGCGACCTTTCGGCCGGCCATTCGTTCAGAAGCACGAGGGTCAGAAACTCCTTTGAGGAAGCGCGATTTGAATTTCCGGCTCATCGATGGGTGGAGGTTTCGGAACCGGGTTTCGCCGTCTCTATATTGAATGACGGCAAATACGGCCACGCCTGCTCCGATTCCGAGTTTTCGTTGACGCTTCTCAGATCGCCGATCTATCCTGATTTCTTCGCCGACGAGGGAAGGCACAGTTTCACGTACTCGTTGTTTTCTCATGACTCCACAGACTCTCTAGAAGCAGTAGTAGAAGCAGAAGGCCTCAATAAACCACTAGTTCTGGCATCTGGCAGGGTGGATTTCGGTGAAGACTGCCTTCAGATATCGGCCAGGAATCTGAAAGTTCTCGCCTTGAAACACTCCGAGGGAACCGGTTATGTGCTCAGAGTGGCCGAAGTTGAAGGCAGATGTGGGGTTGCCAGTGTCAGAACTTCTATGCCCTTTGAGCGTTGCTGGATCTCCAACATTCTTGAAGACAAGGCCAGCGAACTTCCTGTTGTAGATGGAAGGGTTCAAATCGAGTACAGGCAGTTCGGCTTACATACTCTGATTTTTGAGTGA
- a CDS encoding ROK family protein, which yields MISKPSDLKGKNIGRVIQLLLAKPDTPRVELARQTELTKTTISSIVASLIDLGIAEELSGEKTGLVGKAPIPVRIRSDAATVIGVNLARGSTTGVAMSASGKPLASSVKSVANKTRADATANLFDVVQRLINKCYRNEIRVDAIGIGAPSPLDKEKGVIYSPFGLSDWRNFSIGEITEKKFGLPVFLVNDGDGAAFGMKCFGKCRDISSFISLYFDEGIGAGIILKDEIYSGSFGYSGEISYALLKSFCDEPIDDSSLSLDTIVSALNSELGENLGSIDDFLCKGSVFSRRMASVIGRVGDELGRIAALVSNIFGPEAVVVNGKLLDFGEIFFEALRTSFESSLFSGDQVRLIGGNSDQFEAFSTGAASYAIFSYLMSKALTD from the coding sequence GTGATATCCAAGCCAAGCGACCTCAAAGGGAAAAACATCGGAAGAGTCATCCAGCTGCTCCTCGCAAAGCCCGATACTCCAAGGGTTGAGCTCGCGAGGCAGACAGAGCTCACAAAGACGACGATTTCTTCGATTGTTGCGTCGTTGATTGATCTTGGAATAGCTGAAGAACTTTCGGGAGAGAAGACTGGTCTTGTAGGCAAGGCTCCGATTCCTGTGAGGATACGAAGTGACGCCGCGACGGTTATTGGCGTGAACCTCGCAAGAGGCAGTACAACAGGTGTGGCCATGTCAGCAAGCGGCAAGCCTCTCGCTTCGAGTGTCAAGTCAGTCGCGAACAAGACCAGGGCCGATGCTACGGCCAATCTCTTCGATGTTGTTCAAAGACTGATCAATAAGTGTTACAGGAATGAGATCAGGGTAGACGCTATTGGGATCGGGGCTCCCTCCCCACTGGATAAGGAGAAGGGAGTAATCTACTCTCCATTTGGCCTGAGTGACTGGCGGAATTTTTCGATTGGTGAGATTACGGAGAAGAAGTTTGGTCTTCCCGTCTTTCTCGTTAATGATGGTGATGGCGCGGCCTTTGGCATGAAATGCTTCGGGAAGTGCAGAGACATCAGTTCTTTTATAAGTCTATATTTTGACGAAGGAATCGGCGCGGGAATAATCCTGAAGGATGAAATCTACAGCGGAAGTTTCGGCTATTCAGGAGAGATCAGCTACGCTCTGCTTAAGAGCTTTTGTGATGAGCCAATTGATGACAGCAGCCTGAGTCTGGATACGATTGTCTCTGCTCTTAACTCTGAGCTTGGAGAGAATCTCGGAAGTATCGATGATTTTCTCTGTAAAGGGTCTGTCTTCAGTCGAAGAATGGCCTCTGTGATCGGAAGAGTCGGTGATGAATTAGGCCGTATTGCAGCGCTTGTTTCAAACATTTTCGGGCCGGAAGCCGTCGTGGTAAATGGGAAGCTTCTGGATTTTGGAGAGATCTTTTTCGAAGCGTTGAGAACCTCTTTCGAATCAAGCCTCTTCTCGGGAGATCAAGTTCGGCTTATAGGAGGTAATAGTGACCAGTTTGAAGCATTCTCGACCGGAGCCGCCAGCTATGCAATATTCAGTTACTTGATGAGCAAGGCACTAACAGATTAG
- the aar gene encoding bifunctional L-alanine/L-glutamate racemase, with amino-acid sequence MQKKQITEILHHLGEEDLPCGAVNPPLFQTSIFSFKDFDDFSTALSDETNHFLYTRGNNPTVNILEKKLAALEHAERAKLFASGVAAIVSSISAFVQSGDHIVTIKDCYSWTSTYVAKYLARFGVEHTFVEGSDANELEAALRPNTKIIYLESPTTFTFKLQDLTEVSSLGRSKGIKTIIDNTWATPIYQNPIDFGVDLVVHSASKYLGGNSDVVGGVVAGSNEDVKRIFEKEFLNTGAVPDPFAAWLILRGIRTLHIRMPVHFQNAMELSRRLQENEAVEYVLYPMLESSDQYSLAKKQMRGGSGLFSFKLKTRDIDRIKKFVNSLKFFRRAVSWGGYESLVSPYAVSHRDPGDNVSLIRIHAGLEEIEVLSEDLENAIRTVL; translated from the coding sequence ATGCAGAAGAAGCAGATAACTGAGATTTTGCACCATCTTGGAGAAGAAGATCTACCTTGTGGAGCGGTCAATCCTCCATTGTTTCAGACTTCGATTTTCTCGTTCAAGGACTTTGACGATTTTTCAACGGCCCTTTCAGATGAGACGAACCACTTTCTGTACACGAGGGGGAACAACCCGACTGTAAACATTCTTGAAAAGAAATTGGCTGCGCTCGAGCATGCGGAGAGAGCAAAGCTTTTCGCGTCGGGCGTCGCTGCGATAGTCTCCAGTATTTCAGCCTTCGTGCAGAGTGGCGATCATATAGTGACGATCAAGGACTGCTACAGCTGGACATCCACGTATGTGGCGAAGTATCTAGCAAGATTCGGAGTAGAACACACATTTGTGGAAGGAAGTGATGCAAATGAACTTGAGGCGGCACTCAGACCTAACACAAAGATCATATATCTCGAAAGCCCAACAACATTCACTTTCAAACTTCAAGATCTGACCGAAGTGTCCTCGCTGGGAAGATCAAAGGGAATCAAGACGATAATCGATAATACATGGGCAACTCCGATCTATCAGAATCCGATTGATTTCGGAGTTGATCTCGTGGTGCATTCGGCTTCGAAATACCTTGGCGGAAACAGCGATGTAGTCGGCGGTGTTGTTGCCGGATCAAATGAAGATGTCAAGAGAATCTTCGAAAAGGAGTTTCTAAATACCGGGGCCGTGCCCGATCCCTTTGCCGCCTGGCTCATATTGAGGGGAATCAGGACTCTTCATATTCGGATGCCGGTTCATTTTCAGAATGCGATGGAGCTCAGCAGAAGATTGCAGGAAAACGAAGCCGTTGAATATGTTCTGTATCCTATGCTCGAATCTTCAGATCAGTACTCTCTTGCGAAGAAGCAGATGAGGGGAGGTTCCGGCCTCTTTTCGTTCAAGCTCAAAACGAGAGACATCGACAGGATAAAGAAGTTTGTCAACTCTCTCAAGTTCTTCAGGAGGGCAGTAAGCTGGGGCGGGTATGAGAGCCTAGTCTCTCCCTATGCGGTTTCTCACAGAGATCCCGGTGACAATGTATCTCTGATAAGAATTCACGCAGGATTGGAGGAAATCGAAGTCCTTTCCGAGGATCTCGAGAACGCAATAAGAACCGTTCTTTGA
- a CDS encoding SIS domain-containing protein codes for MELEDVARKAFEESIRVKKEFIGRYGEALLEVAREVVRRIGNGGTVYFMGNGGSAADAAHLAAELVGRFYLERRPIRAVSLPSNDSILTEIPNDFGYDQIFSRQLEAFLREEDVVIAISTSGNSKNVIKGLEVAKKRLSFRIGMTGRTGGEMVDRCDYLFKVDSTDVPRIQETHITLGHVLCQLVEAMVAEKNRIGQI; via the coding sequence ATGGAGCTTGAAGACGTGGCCCGAAAGGCCTTTGAAGAAAGCATAAGGGTGAAGAAAGAGTTCATTGGACGTTATGGAGAGGCTCTTCTAGAGGTTGCCCGTGAGGTAGTACGTAGAATCGGTAACGGTGGCACGGTCTATTTCATGGGAAATGGAGGAAGCGCTGCAGATGCCGCTCATCTGGCAGCGGAACTTGTGGGAAGATTCTATCTCGAGAGAAGGCCGATAAGGGCAGTGTCCTTGCCCAGCAACGACTCGATTCTTACCGAGATCCCGAATGATTTCGGATATGATCAAATCTTTTCGAGACAGTTGGAAGCCTTTCTGAGAGAAGAGGATGTGGTAATAGCCATAAGCACGAGCGGGAACTCGAAGAATGTAATTAAGGGTCTCGAAGTGGCTAAGAAAAGGCTCTCTTTTAGAATTGGCATGACTGGCAGGACGGGCGGCGAAATGGTCGATCGATGTGACTATTTATTCAAGGTTGATTCAACGGATGTGCCGAGAATACAGGAGACACACATAACACTGGGACACGTGCTGTGCCAGCTAGTAGAAGCTATGGTAGCTGAAAAAAATAGAATTGGGCAGATTTGA
- a CDS encoding sugar ABC transporter substrate-binding protein, with translation MKKRVFISLLLVMLIGVFSFGVVTLNFIEVLTSPARTQVIKEIIADFEAKNPDIKINLISPPYEQADQRATLMLNTNQALDIIEVRDYTVKQFVNNGKLENLESYLSGWEHNDTLTFVANQAARTVDNTAFIVPQFFFIKGLFVRTDVLEELGVNYIPKTMSELVELCIEITDPDKNQFGFGFRGKSWEFKFSDLIATSFLSDIDAANIYKTQSGDVYFDDPRALEGLKMYVRLFEGGVPADGINWGFNEQVNAFVSGITPFLIQDPDTVALVDEMLGREYYTVVPVPVGPSGKAYLDYGFSGLGIPSYSKHKEEAWEFIKYISSPEVNAYYSKSYGPLPIHSSTYENDPYFSSGVYTAWSYMMSHPEKYIFASYPLDSEKWPGWPEIHQQDMQSLLLGDTTIEAVAAKWAEYWAD, from the coding sequence ATGAAAAAGAGAGTCTTTATTTCGCTGCTACTGGTAATGTTGATCGGAGTCTTTTCATTCGGCGTAGTCACGCTCAATTTCATCGAGGTTCTTACGAGTCCTGCGAGGACACAGGTAATCAAGGAGATTATCGCAGACTTTGAGGCCAAGAACCCGGATATCAAGATAAATCTCATATCTCCGCCTTATGAGCAGGCCGATCAGAGGGCAACGCTCATGCTCAATACTAACCAGGCTCTTGACATTATTGAAGTCAGGGACTACACAGTGAAGCAGTTCGTGAACAACGGAAAGCTGGAGAACCTTGAGAGCTATCTCTCAGGCTGGGAGCACAACGACACTCTCACTTTCGTTGCGAATCAGGCCGCAAGAACTGTAGACAACACTGCTTTCATCGTGCCGCAGTTCTTCTTCATCAAGGGACTTTTCGTGAGAACGGACGTCCTCGAAGAACTGGGTGTGAACTACATTCCAAAGACGATGAGTGAGCTCGTTGAACTCTGTATAGAGATCACGGATCCGGACAAGAATCAGTTCGGATTTGGATTCAGGGGAAAGTCCTGGGAGTTCAAATTCTCTGATCTGATCGCCACATCATTCTTGAGCGACATCGATGCAGCCAATATCTATAAGACGCAGTCCGGTGATGTCTACTTCGATGACCCGAGGGCTCTTGAAGGACTTAAGATGTATGTGAGACTTTTCGAAGGTGGAGTCCCCGCTGACGGAATTAACTGGGGATTCAACGAACAGGTCAATGCCTTCGTATCGGGTATCACTCCGTTTCTTATTCAGGATCCGGATACGGTAGCCCTCGTAGATGAGATGCTTGGAAGAGAGTACTACACCGTAGTACCGGTTCCAGTAGGTCCTTCGGGGAAAGCTTATCTGGACTATGGATTCAGTGGACTGGGAATCCCTTCATACTCAAAGCACAAGGAAGAGGCGTGGGAATTCATTAAGTATATCTCTAGCCCTGAGGTTAACGCGTACTACAGCAAGAGTTACGGCCCGCTTCCAATCCATTCTTCCACATACGAGAATGATCCGTATTTCAGTTCCGGCGTCTACACGGCATGGAGTTACATGATGAGTCATCCGGAGAAGTACATCTTCGCGTCGTACCCTCTAGACTCCGAAAAGTGGCCAGGTTGGCCCGAGATTCACCAGCAGGATATGCAGTCACTGCTTCTCGGCGACACAACGATCGAAGCCGTTGCTGCCAAATGGGCTGAGTACTGGGCAGACTGA
- a CDS encoding type II secretion system protein has protein sequence MREEYSRHYRRRGFSLVELLIVLSVVAALIAVIAPIGTNVLRRSAAVSAARDLKTLSNALSNRIYLDGELPDSIKELGRNIDSTSFGAAWKQNEDGEYSYFVFTNREVDFESVSEILTDSRQGVPFGIDDYAFLEDGLEEDSLYSEVIYYSLLGPDSVAPLTEFGSSFEEISSGLIQLIMDFFENRGSYPRDWADYRYDDLGLDKASWTPPVDGVLYKPSGRLLRVIPDSDHKFIFNFLDSSDKFELTSSYNWDLIFNIGDDSSDTGHWYLNSIEGRKVDISTLRIVKVK, from the coding sequence ATGAGAGAAGAGTATTCTAGACATTACAGAAGAAGGGGTTTTTCACTAGTAGAATTGCTGATTGTTCTCTCAGTTGTCGCTGCCCTTATTGCCGTCATCGCTCCCATAGGAACGAATGTACTGCGTAGATCTGCGGCCGTTTCCGCTGCAAGAGATCTCAAAACGCTCTCGAATGCTTTGTCAAATAGGATCTATCTGGATGGAGAGTTGCCTGATTCGATCAAAGAACTCGGGAGAAATATCGACTCAACTTCGTTTGGGGCTGCTTGGAAGCAGAATGAAGACGGTGAATACAGCTACTTTGTCTTCACAAACCGCGAAGTTGATTTCGAGAGTGTGTCGGAGATTCTCACAGATTCAAGGCAGGGAGTTCCTTTCGGAATAGATGATTATGCCTTCCTTGAAGACGGTTTAGAAGAAGACTCGTTGTACTCAGAAGTGATCTATTACAGCCTTTTAGGACCGGATTCGGTGGCTCCCCTTACGGAATTCGGATCGAGTTTTGAGGAGATAAGCAGTGGTTTAATTCAACTCATTATGGATTTTTTTGAAAACCGTGGAAGCTATCCCAGAGATTGGGCCGACTACAGATACGATGATCTTGGTCTTGACAAGGCTTCCTGGACACCTCCAGTTGACGGGGTGCTTTACAAACCTTCGGGAAGACTTCTAAGAGTAATACCTGATTCCGACCACAAGTTCATCTTCAACTTTCTCGATTCGTCTGATAAGTTTGAACTTACGAGCAGTTACAACTGGGACCTAATATTCAATATTGGAGATGATTCTTCTGATACCGGGCACTGGTACCTAAACTCTATAGAAGGAAGGAAAGTCGACATCTCGACCCTAAGAATTGTTAAGGTAAAGTAA
- a CDS encoding ROK family protein: MNEAEGKILGIDIGGTKTAVVLGDEDLNIIRRREFPTEPDSGFENFVERLSFEIDALVEREVPARAGVSVGGPMDANTGTLYNPPHLRWGTVNIVEPLEERFHFSVTAQHDGRAGALAESILGAGKGFSNIIFLTLGTGLGAGIIIDGKVYSGSKGLAGEVGHMRVADDGPSLFGKNGSWESYCGGTGISLYASYRFPERFRRGTTAEEIAGLALKGDAYAVIVLEESGTYFGKGLAVLLDILDPDRIILGNLAWRLPEVWLESAMKKAVCESLIGEEARERVVLSGLKDKIGDYAALIVASGRGGRR, translated from the coding sequence ATGAATGAAGCAGAAGGAAAGATACTGGGTATAGATATTGGAGGCACGAAGACCGCAGTTGTTTTGGGCGATGAAGACCTGAATATCATCAGGAGAAGGGAGTTTCCTACTGAACCCGATAGCGGTTTTGAAAACTTTGTCGAGAGACTCTCTTTTGAAATCGATGCTCTGGTGGAGAGGGAGGTTCCGGCCAGAGCGGGAGTATCTGTTGGAGGTCCAATGGATGCAAATACGGGAACTCTTTACAATCCTCCTCATCTCAGGTGGGGGACGGTCAACATAGTAGAACCGCTTGAGGAACGTTTTCATTTTTCCGTGACAGCTCAGCACGATGGAAGAGCCGGAGCCCTGGCAGAAAGTATTCTGGGAGCAGGAAAGGGTTTCTCAAACATTATCTTTCTGACGCTTGGGACAGGCCTTGGAGCGGGAATAATCATAGACGGCAAAGTGTACAGTGGATCGAAGGGATTAGCCGGAGAGGTCGGTCACATGCGAGTGGCCGATGACGGACCGTCGCTCTTCGGCAAGAACGGTTCCTGGGAATCATATTGCGGCGGAACAGGGATTTCGCTGTATGCCAGTTATAGATTCCCGGAGAGATTCAGACGGGGAACAACCGCCGAAGAAATCGCAGGTTTGGCCTTGAAGGGAGATGCTTACGCTGTCATAGTACTTGAGGAAAGCGGAACTTACTTCGGCAAAGGTCTGGCAGTGCTTCTGGACATTCTGGATCCTGACAGAATAATACTTGGAAATCTTGCGTGGCGTCTTCCCGAAGTATGGCTGGAGTCTGCAATGAAGAAGGCTGTCTGTGAGTCTTTGATTGGTGAGGAAGCGAGAGAAAGAGTCGTTCTCTCCGGACTCAAAGACAAGATCGGTGATTACGCGGCGTTGATTGTGGCCAGTGGAAGAGGAGGGAGGCGATAG
- a CDS encoding carbohydrate ABC transporter permease, giving the protein MRKSFWKFFIMMIPAFILLIVFTYTPIIRGGVMAFQRYNMFDLSKIGFIGFGNFEAIINDRNFDFFKIVVNTLVWVFFSLVFQFGLGFGLALLMRKPFKGRGIYSALVFYPWAVSGFAIGLIWAWMFNGQFGIVNDILVRLGIISNPIGFLSNPKYAMMSVIIANVWYGIPYFAIMLLAALQSVPNELYEASRIDGANRFKQLFKITIPYIRPTIISTVLLRTMWIMNFPEIIYGMTGGGPANSTQILATHMINRIYQFYDYGQGAAIGFIIMSMLLLYAIVFLKISSRKEVTV; this is encoded by the coding sequence TTGAGAAAGAGCTTCTGGAAGTTTTTCATAATGATGATTCCAGCTTTCATCCTCCTGATCGTTTTTACGTACACTCCCATTATTCGCGGTGGAGTTATGGCCTTTCAACGCTACAATATGTTCGACCTCTCTAAGATAGGGTTCATAGGGTTTGGCAACTTTGAGGCAATAATAAACGATCGCAATTTCGATTTCTTCAAAATAGTTGTCAACACCCTGGTGTGGGTCTTTTTCTCTCTGGTGTTCCAGTTTGGTCTTGGCTTTGGTCTTGCCCTTCTGATGAGAAAGCCCTTCAAGGGCAGAGGGATCTATTCGGCCTTAGTATTCTATCCGTGGGCCGTGTCGGGTTTTGCTATAGGCCTTATCTGGGCGTGGATGTTCAACGGCCAGTTTGGGATAGTCAATGACATTCTTGTGAGGCTGGGGATAATAAGTAATCCTATTGGCTTCCTTTCGAATCCCAAGTATGCGATGATGTCAGTAATAATAGCCAACGTCTGGTATGGGATCCCCTACTTCGCCATTATGCTGCTGGCAGCTCTTCAATCGGTTCCGAACGAGCTTTACGAGGCGTCTAGAATCGATGGCGCCAACAGGTTCAAGCAATTGTTCAAAATAACCATACCTTACATAAGGCCTACCATTATCAGTACGGTCCTTCTAAGAACTATGTGGATAATGAATTTCCCGGAGATAATCTATGGAATGACCGGCGGAGGGCCGGCCAACTCGACGCAAATATTGGCGACTCACATGATAAATAGGATCTACCAGTTTTATGATTACGGTCAGGGCGCGGCGATTGGCTTCATAATAATGTCGATGCTTTTGCTGTACGCGATTGTGTTCCTGAAAATCTCTTCCCGAAAGGAGGTTACCGTATGA
- a CDS encoding carbohydrate ABC transporter permease produces the protein MKALMKVTGKILKALALGLYLVAALLPLYWVVVTSFKGSREIYTFPLKYLPEKLSFESYAKLFGFANFGVYFRNSAIVALAAALVAMLISMFSGYALSRIQAKKFRNGTLLAMYFTQMVPPFILMAPLFVMLANYGMTDRLSTLFILYVTMVIAFSTIMSKSFFDRIPVSLEEAAVIDGCNTLQAMFKVVFPLTRPGLAAIFSFAFVNIWNELFLASMFIFSDEKMTVPVALNSFISKAGISWDVLSAGLVLSLLPTMIVFAFAQKYIIAGLTEGAIKG, from the coding sequence ATGAAGGCGCTCATGAAGGTTACTGGCAAAATATTGAAAGCGCTCGCCCTCGGGCTCTATCTTGTGGCTGCGTTATTGCCCCTCTATTGGGTAGTGGTGACATCCTTCAAGGGTTCAAGAGAGATCTATACTTTTCCGCTGAAGTATCTTCCTGAGAAGCTGTCATTTGAGAGTTACGCCAAGCTCTTTGGCTTCGCAAATTTCGGCGTGTACTTCCGAAACAGCGCAATAGTGGCGCTTGCAGCGGCCTTAGTTGCCATGCTTATATCTATGTTCAGCGGCTATGCTCTTTCTCGAATTCAGGCGAAGAAATTCAGGAACGGCACATTGCTTGCCATGTACTTCACGCAGATGGTGCCACCGTTCATACTTATGGCCCCGCTGTTCGTAATGCTCGCGAATTACGGGATGACTGATAGACTTTCTACGTTGTTCATCCTCTATGTGACCATGGTAATTGCTTTCAGCACTATCATGTCAAAGAGCTTTTTTGACAGGATCCCCGTTTCGCTGGAGGAAGCCGCAGTGATTGACGGCTGTAATACTTTGCAGGCAATGTTCAAAGTTGTATTTCCCCTCACGAGACCGGGACTGGCGGCGATTTTCAGTTTTGCCTTCGTGAATATCTGGAACGAGCTGTTTCTGGCGTCAATGTTCATCTTCTCTGACGAAAAGATGACGGTTCCCGTTGCGCTGAACTCCTTCATCTCAAAGGCAGGTATAAGCTGGGATGTCTTAAGCGCAGGACTTGTGCTCTCTCTATTACCGACGATGATAGTGTTCGCCTTTGCCCAGAAATACATAATTGCCGGACTCACCGAAGGCGCAATAAAAGGATAA